GAGACCGATGCAGCGCCCGCGGAGACCGCGCCAGCGCCGCTCGGACAGCCCCACGAGCTCAGTCGGACCGACGCGACGCTCGTTGAGCACAACGCTGCCGCCCGCGATCTGGCCGTTCGACGCCAGCAGGCCGATGACGGACTGCGCGACTGTGGTCTTGCCCGATCCCGACTCGCCGACGATGGCTGTGACCTGCCCGGGCTCGACGTCGAAGCTCACGCTGCGCACGGCGTCGACGAGCCCGCGCGGCGTGCGGTACTGCACCGCGAGGTCGCGGATGCTGAGCAGGGGCGCGCTCATCGGGCTCCTCCGTTGATGGACTGGCTGAGGCGGTTCGTCGCGATCACCACGACGGCCACGACCACGCCGGGGAGGGTCGTCAGCCACCAGGCGGTGGCCACGTAGTTGCGTCCCTCGGCGATGAGGAGGCCCCACTCCGGCGTGGGCGGCGGGGCGCCGTAGCCGAGGAACCCGAGGGTCGAGATCTGGAGGATCGCGGAGCCGAGCTGCAGCGCGGCGAGGGCGATCACCGGCGTCAGCGAGTTCGGCAGCACGTGCCGCCACAGCACGCTGAAGAACGTGCCGCCCGAGCCGTAGGCGGCCTCGACGAACTCGCTCGCGCGCACGCTCACGACCTGTGAGCGAGATAGCCGCGCGAACACGGCGACGGACGTGACCCCCACGGCGATCGCCGCGTTCGCGGTACCGAAGCCGAGGAGGATCACGATGCTGAGCGACAGCAGCAGGGTCGGGATCGCGAGCAGCACGTCGACCAGCCGCATCAGCGCCTCGTCGAAGCGGCCGCCCGTAGCCCCAGCCGTCACGCCGATGATCGACCCGAAGACAAGGCCCACGAGCACCGCGAGGATCGCCGCGGTGATCGACTGCGAGGCGCCGTAGACGACACGCGCGTACATGTCGCGGCCCGTCGCGTCGGTGCCGAACCAGTGCTCGGCGCTCGGGCCCTGCAGCGCGGTGCCGACCTGCGCGGTCGGGCTCACCGAGGTGAAGAGCCCCGGGGCGATCGCCCAGGCGAGCGCGATGAGCAGGATCAGCGTCGGCACGAGCACGCCGGGGCGCAGCAGCGCGCGCCATGCGATGCGGGGGCGCGTCGGGTCGATGCGGGCGCTGTCGGTCTGCGCGCGGTCGGTCTGGCCGGTCGCGTCGGCGGGGGTGTGCGCGGTCATCGGGTGCCTCCGGGCCGGTCGGTCTCGGGGGCGGATCCGGGTCCGGATCCCGGTGCGACGGCGTCGAGCGCCGAGCCGTCGATCGCCGCGGTCTCCATCGGGGCGTCGACGAACGCGGGATCGCGGCGGGCGGCACGACCGCCCGATCCGCGGCGCCGCAGCCGGGCGTCGAGCACCGGGTACAGCAGATCGACGGCGAGGTTGATCGTGACGAACACGACGGTCGCGATCACGACGACCGCGAGCAGCACCGGGGTGTCGCGGTTCGCGACGGCCTGGGCGGTGAGGTTGCCGATGCCGACGCGCCCGAAGACGGCCTCCGTGACGATCGCACCGCCGACGAGCTCGCCGAAGAGCAGCCCGGCCATGGTGAGCGCGGGGAGCAGCGCGTTGGGGGCGACGTTACGCCACAGCAGCCACGAGGTGCTGGCGCCGCGGGCGCGGACGACGCTCACGAACGGCTGCTCGCGGACCTCGTCGATGCTGCGGAGGAACACCTGCGCGAGCGGGGCGGCGATCGGGATCATGAGGGTGATCGCGGGCAGGATGATGGCCTGGGCCGGGCTCGCGCCGATGACGGGGATCAGCCCGAGCCGGAACGAGAACACCTGGATCAAGATGATGCCGATCCAGAACACCGGCAGCGAGATGAAGAGCGGCGGGAGGTTCCGGAACAAGCGGCGGAGCCAGGTGCCCTTGCCGTAGCTCGCGGTGAACGCGATGACCACGGCGAGGAACACGGCGCCGACGAGGGCGATGCCGGCGAGCGCGAGCGTCGACGGCAGCGCCTCGGCGATCAGGTCGGAGACCTTCGCCCCGCTCTGCACGGAGTAGCCGAAGTCGCCGCGCAGGAACGCGCCGATCGACTCGAAGTAGCGCAGGATCACCGGTCGGTCGATGCCGTACGACTCCCGGATCTCCGCGATCTGCTCGGTGCTGAGCCCGAGGTCGGGGCTGCCGTAGCGCGCCATGACGGCGTCACCCGGCAGCGCCGAGAGCAGCACGTACGCGCCCGTATACGCGAGCGCGAGGACCAGGAAGGCCTGGCCCACGCGTCGCAGCAGCACCCGAAGGCTCATCGAGCTCCGCTCACTTCTCGAGCGTCACTTCGTAGAACGACGGCCGTCCGATCGACTCGGTCGAGAAGCCCTGCACCCGCGACTGGAGGCCGAACACCTGCGGCTCCTCGAAGAGCGGCAGCACGTAGGCCTGCTCGGCGATGCGCTGCTGGGCCGCGGCCGAGGCCGCCTGGCGCTCGTCCACGGTGGGCACGGACGCGATCTGCGCGAGCAGCGTGTCGAGCTCGGGATCGGTGACCTCGCCGGTCGTGTTGTTGAGGTTCAGCGCCGCGTTGCGGTTCGCGGAGTAGAGCTGCGACTTCAGCACGTCGAAGTCGGCGCGGCCGACCATGGAGTGGTAGACCTGGATGGTGTCGATGTCCTTCTGAGCCTCGTCCTGCGCGACCTGGTCGCCGGCGAAGATCTCGACGCCGATCCCGATCTCGGCCAGCTGCTCCTGGATGAGCGTCACGACCTCCTTGGAGCGGGGCTGCGGCAGCGCCTCGTTGAAGGTGAGGGTCAGCTTCTGGCCGTCCTTCTCGCGGATGCCGTCGGATCCCTCGACCCAGCCGGCCTCGTCGAGCAGCTGCTTCGCGCGATCCTGATCGAACTCGTAGAACTCGGAGGTGTCGACGTAGCCGCGCGCGCTCTTGGCGAGCACACCGGTCGCCAGCGGGTAGCTGTCGGTGAAGAGGGTGTCGACGATCGTCTGGCGGTCGATGCCCGCGATGATCGCCTGGCGCACCTTGATGTCTTCGAGCAGCGGGTGACCGAAGCGGAGGTTCAGCCCGTTGTTCACACCGTTCGTGGGGGCGGCGACGAGCGACAGGGTGTCGCCCACGAACTGGCCCTCGTCGGGTGCGGGGATCGTGCGCGCGATGTCGGCCTGACCGGAGACGACGGTGCCGACGCGCACGCTCGCCTCACCCGCGACGATGAAGTTCACGCCGTCGATCTGCGCAGCGCCCTGGTGATCGCGGGACGGCGGAGCCCAGTCGTAGTCCTCGCGGGTCGTGAGGTCGAGCTCGCTGCCGATCTTCTCGTCCGCGATCACGAACGGACCGCTGCCGATGATCTCGGTGGCGTTGCCGGGGCCGAACTCCTCGCCGGTGCGGTCGAGGGTGTCGCTCGACAGCAGACCGGAGTTGATGGTCGACACGGCCTGGGCGAAGCCCGGGGACGGCGCGGAGAAATAGAACTTCACGGTGCGCTCGTCGACGACCTCGCCGCGGTCGTAGTTGTTGATCGCCTCGGAGACGGAGAGCGCCCGATCCGGGTCGCCCTTCGCGAAGAGGTCAATGTTCTTGACCACGTTCTCCGCGTCGAGCGGCGTGCCGTCGGAGTAGGTCACACCCTCGCGCAGCGTGAAGGTGTACTCCGTGGCGTCGGCGTTCACCTCGGGCAGCTCCTCCGCGATCCACGGCTCGAGCTCGAGAGTCTCGGGGTTCTGGTACAGCAGGCGATCGGTGATCTGGTTGACCACGCCGCCGTTCGGGTAGAAACCGCCGGCCGGCGGGTACAGGGTGATCCAGGTCTGCGGCTCGAGGTAGGTGAGCGTGCCGCCCCCGGCCTCGCCACCCCCGTTGTCGCCCGCGCCCGAGGCGCAGCCGGTCAGAGCGATGGCGGCAGCGGCCAGTCCTGCGATCACAGCGACTCTGCGCTTGTTCATGGGGTGACTCCTCGTCGGGGTGCATCGGGTGGTCCTCGAACCACGTCGGCCGTTCTTCAGGCAACTTCACTATTGTTATGCAAGACATAACGGAAAACAAAGTCAGGTTGTAACAGAGGTTCATGAACGCATCCGCGCGGCAGCCGCGTCACAATCGGTCATCTCCACCCGGGCGGACCGTCGACCCGGCGTATAACGGAGTGATGGCCTCCTCCGCTCCTCGCCCCTCGATCGCCCTGATCGGCGCGGGCCCCCGCGGCGCCTCGCTCGTCGAGCGGCTCGGCGCGCACCTCGCGGATCCCGCATCGCCGTTCCACGGCACCGCGTTCGATCTGCACGTCATCGACGAGGCGGAATCGGGCGCCGGGCGCATCTGGCGCACCGACCAGACCCGCGAGCTCTGCATGAACACGCTGGCCGACGCCGTCACCCTCTTCACGGAGCCCTCGAGCACCGTGCGCGGGCCGGTGGTCGAGGGGCCGACCCTCTACGAGTGGTCGCTGCTGGTGCTCGGGGTGCGCAGCCGCCGCTGCCGCTCGACGACCGGCTGCGGGCCGACCTCGCGGCGATCCCGGATGCGCATCGCGCCCTGTTCGAGACCTTTCCGGCGCGCAACGGGCTCGCGGCGGACTACCGGGATGAACTGCTCGTCACCCGACCCGAGGCGCACCCCTCGCGGGCGCTCTACGGCGAGTACCTCGCCTGGTGCTACGACCGGGCTGTCGCCGCGCTGCCCGCCGGCACCCGGGTCATCCGCCACCGGAGCCGCGCGATCGGGATCGAACGCGCCGGTGCCGGTGCTGATGACGGCGCCGTTGCCGGTGCTGGAGCCGATGCGGCGGCCGTCGACCGGGTCGACCTCGCCGACGGCACGACGGTCACGGCCGACGCCGTGGTCATCGCCGCGGGGTGGCTGCCGCGCGGGCTGAGTGCGGCCGAGCAGTCGTTCGCGGCGCAGGTCGCCGCCGATCCCGCGCTCGTGTGGGTCGCACCCGGAAGCCCCGTCGAGCAGGATCTCACCCCGGTTCCGGACGGCGCCCACGCCATCGTCCGCGGCCTCGGCATGGGGTTCTTCGACACGATGGCGCTCCTCACCATCGGGCGCGGCGGGCGGTTCGTCGAGGATCCCGAAGCGGTCGGGGGCCTCCGATACGAGGCGTCGGGGCGGGAGCCGATCCTGCACGTCACCTCGCGCCGGGGTGTGCCGTTCCGCTCGAAGACGCTGTACGGGTCGCTGCCCCCGCGCACGGAGCAGCGCATGCTCCTCGGCGTGGACTGGGATCGGGCGCCGCGACCCATCGACTTCGATCGGGCGTTCTGGCCGCGCATCGTCGCCGACGCCTACCTGAGCTACTACACGACCCTGCACCGGGTGCGGCCCGAGGCCTTCTCGGCCCCGTTCGAGACCGTGATCAGCGGCATCGAGGGGGCGGTGGCGGCGGATGCGGCCGGTGCGACTCCGGTGTCGGTGCCCTCGGGTACGGCCCCGCTCGACACCATGGCGGTCGCGCTGAATGCGCTGATCGCGCCGTCGATTCCGGATCCGGCGGACCGATTCGACCTGCTCCGCGACATGCATCCCGCCGCCGAACGATTCGACTCCCCCGAGCGCTACGACGCGTGGGTGCGCGACTGGGTCGCCGAGGATCTCAGCGAGGCGGAGCAGGGACGCGAGAGCGCGCTGAAGGCGGGGCTGTGGTCCGTCAGCACGGCGCGCGCCGTGGCGAATCGCGTCGGCACCTTCGGCGGCTTCGACGCCGAGTCGCGCGCCTCCGGGTTCGCGATGCTGCTCGCCGTCGGGGGGATGGTCGGATCCGGCCCGCCCGCGTTCCGCAACCGGCAGCTGCTCGCGCTCGTCGAGGCCGGTCTCGTGCACTTCATCGGGCCGGCCGCCCGGGTGTCGATCACCTCGGAGGGCTTCACCGCGGAGTCGCCGACCGTCGACGGCTCGCGGGTCACGACCCACGTGCTCATCGACGCGTGGATGCACTTCCACGATGTGGCCGTGACCGCGGATCCGCTCGCGCAGTCGCTGCTGGCGGCCGGCCGCGGCCGCGCGTTCCACATCGACGCGCGCGATGGTCGCCGTGTCGCCACGGCCGGCTTCGACGTGGACGCGGCAACCGGCCGCGCGGTGCGGGCCGACGGATCCCTCGACGACTCGGTGCACCTCGCCGGGATCCCGGTCGACGACACCCTGCACGACACGGTGATCAGCCCGATGCCGGGAACCGATCCGCCGATGCTGCGCGAGACCGACCGGGTCGCGCTCAGTGCCCTGACCCAAGCCGCCGCGCACGCGGCGCAGCCCCACTCTGAACCGCAAGGAGCCCACCGTGCCTGAACCCCGCCCCATCGCTATCGTCACCGGAGCGAGCGGCGGGATGGGCGGCGCGATCGTGCGCGACCTCGCCGAGACGCACCGGGTCATCGCCGTCGGCCGCACCACCGAGGCGCTCGACACCCTGGCCCGCGAGACCGGCAGCGAGAGCTGGGCGCTCGACGTCACCGACGAGGCGGCACTCGCCGCGCGGGTCTCCGACCTGCCGCGGCTCGACGTCGTGATCCACGCCGCCGCGATCGCCGATCCGCTGCGGGTCGACGCCGCAACTCGCGAGGACTGGGACCGCCACTTCGCCGTCAACGTCACGGCGCCCGCGACACTCACCCGGCTGGTGCTCCCCCTGCTGCGCGCGGCAGAGGGAACCGTCGTGTTCATCGGCTCCGGGGCGGGCACGCGCCCGGCGCCCGGAAGCGCGGTGTACTCGGCGAGCAAGCACGCCCTGCGCGGCCTCGCGGACGTGCTGCGCATCGACGAGGAGCCGCATCGTGTGCGCGTGGTGACGGTCGCCCCCGGGCAGACCGACACCGCCATGCTGCGGTCGTCGATCCCGGCCGAGGCCTACCAGCCGGAGCGGTACATCCGCCCCGAGTCGGTCGCCGACGCGGTGCGGTTCGTGGTGGATGCGCCGGCCGATGTGCAGATCACGGACGTCGCGGTGCGGCCGCGCCAGGAGATCGCGCGCATCTAGCGGGTGCGCGCGCCTCGGGCGCGGTGCTCGCTCCCCGGCGCCGGGTCAGCGGTCGAGGCCGATCCCGGATCCGCCGTGGGATCGGACACGGGATCGCGACCGGG
Above is a genomic segment from Leucobacter rhizosphaerae containing:
- a CDS encoding SDR family oxidoreductase, encoding MPEPRPIAIVTGASGGMGGAIVRDLAETHRVIAVGRTTEALDTLARETGSESWALDVTDEAALAARVSDLPRLDVVIHAAAIADPLRVDAATREDWDRHFAVNVTAPATLTRLVLPLLRAAEGTVVFIGSGAGTRPAPGSAVYSASKHALRGLADVLRIDEEPHRVRVVTVAPGQTDTAMLRSSIPAEAYQPERYIRPESVADAVRFVVDAPADVQITDVAVRPRQEIARI
- a CDS encoding ABC transporter permease encodes the protein MTAHTPADATGQTDRAQTDSARIDPTRPRIAWRALLRPGVLVPTLILLIALAWAIAPGLFTSVSPTAQVGTALQGPSAEHWFGTDATGRDMYARVVYGASQSITAAILAVLVGLVFGSIIGVTAGATGGRFDEALMRLVDVLLAIPTLLLSLSIVILLGFGTANAAIAVGVTSVAVFARLSRSQVVSVRASEFVEAAYGSGGTFFSVLWRHVLPNSLTPVIALAALQLGSAILQISTLGFLGYGAPPPTPEWGLLIAEGRNYVATAWWLTTLPGVVVAVVVIATNRLSQSINGGAR
- a CDS encoding FAD/NAD(P)-binding protein; the encoded protein is MVAAGARGAQPPLPLDDRLRADLAAIPDAHRALFETFPARNGLAADYRDELLVTRPEAHPSRALYGEYLAWCYDRAVAALPAGTRVIRHRSRAIGIERAGAGADDGAVAGAGADAAAVDRVDLADGTTVTADAVVIAAGWLPRGLSAAEQSFAAQVAADPALVWVAPGSPVEQDLTPVPDGAHAIVRGLGMGFFDTMALLTIGRGGRFVEDPEAVGGLRYEASGREPILHVTSRRGVPFRSKTLYGSLPPRTEQRMLLGVDWDRAPRPIDFDRAFWPRIVADAYLSYYTTLHRVRPEAFSAPFETVISGIEGAVAADAAGATPVSVPSGTAPLDTMAVALNALIAPSIPDPADRFDLLRDMHPAAERFDSPERYDAWVRDWVAEDLSEAEQGRESALKAGLWSVSTARAVANRVGTFGGFDAESRASGFAMLLAVGGMVGSGPPAFRNRQLLALVEAGLVHFIGPAARVSITSEGFTAESPTVDGSRVTTHVLIDAWMHFHDVAVTADPLAQSLLAAGRGRAFHIDARDGRRVATAGFDVDAATGRAVRADGSLDDSVHLAGIPVDDTLHDTVISPMPGTDPPMLRETDRVALSALTQAAAHAAQPHSEPQGAHRA
- a CDS encoding TIGR04028 family ABC transporter substrate-binding protein; protein product: MNKRRVAVIAGLAAAAIALTGCASGAGDNGGGEAGGGTLTYLEPQTWITLYPPAGGFYPNGGVVNQITDRLLYQNPETLELEPWIAEELPEVNADATEYTFTLREGVTYSDGTPLDAENVVKNIDLFAKGDPDRALSVSEAINNYDRGEVVDERTVKFYFSAPSPGFAQAVSTINSGLLSSDTLDRTGEEFGPGNATEIIGSGPFVIADEKIGSELDLTTREDYDWAPPSRDHQGAAQIDGVNFIVAGEASVRVGTVVSGQADIARTIPAPDEGQFVGDTLSLVAAPTNGVNNGLNLRFGHPLLEDIKVRQAIIAGIDRQTIVDTLFTDSYPLATGVLAKSARGYVDTSEFYEFDQDRAKQLLDEAGWVEGSDGIREKDGQKLTLTFNEALPQPRSKEVVTLIQEQLAEIGIGVEIFAGDQVAQDEAQKDIDTIQVYHSMVGRADFDVLKSQLYSANRNAALNLNNTTGEVTDPELDTLLAQIASVPTVDERQAASAAAQQRIAEQAYVLPLFEEPQVFGLQSRVQGFSTESIGRPSFYEVTLEK
- a CDS encoding ABC transporter permease, with protein sequence MSLRVLLRRVGQAFLVLALAYTGAYVLLSALPGDAVMARYGSPDLGLSTEQIAEIRESYGIDRPVILRYFESIGAFLRGDFGYSVQSGAKVSDLIAEALPSTLALAGIALVGAVFLAVVIAFTASYGKGTWLRRLFRNLPPLFISLPVFWIGIILIQVFSFRLGLIPVIGASPAQAIILPAITLMIPIAAPLAQVFLRSIDEVREQPFVSVVRARGASTSWLLWRNVAPNALLPALTMAGLLFGELVGGAIVTEAVFGRVGIGNLTAQAVANRDTPVLLAVVVIATVVFVTINLAVDLLYPVLDARLRRRGSGGRAARRDPAFVDAPMETAAIDGSALDAVAPGSGPGSAPETDRPGGTR